The following coding sequences are from one Arachis hypogaea cultivar Tifrunner chromosome 7, arahy.Tifrunner.gnm2.J5K5, whole genome shotgun sequence window:
- the LOC112702839 gene encoding UNC93-like protein 1: MVLNNVDEESSRKSKASSMVRYNSALGQIMMIGVVCFCCPGMFNALSGMGGGGQVDHTASNNSLTALYTAFAVFGVLGGGIYNILGPHLTLFAGCSTYVVYAGSFLYYNHHKHQAFAVVAGALLGVGAGLLWAAQGAIMTSYPPSNRKGTYISIFWSIFNMGGVIGGLIPFILNYHRSEAASVNDGTYIAFMCFMSLGTLLSLAILPASKVVRDDGTKCSSIMYSNVSTECFEILKLFLNWKMLLIVPAAWSSNFFYTYQFNNVNGALFNLRTRGLNNVFYWGAQMLGSVGIGHIMDFSFKSRRKRGIVGISLVALLGSAIWIGGLINQIKYSSNNNGLTEKLDFKDSGSRFAGPFVLYFCFGLLDAIFQSMVYWVIGALADDSEILSRYTGFYKGIQSAGAAVAWQVDTHKVSPMSQLIVNWVLTTVSYPLLLTVVILAVKDDNKDENNNAQKT; the protein is encoded by the exons ATGGTTCTCAACAATGTTGATGAAGAATCAAGCAGAAAATCAAAAGCGTCATCAATGGTAAGGTACAACTCAGCATTGGGTCAGATAATGATGATTGGGGTAGTATGCTTTTGTTGCCCTGGAATGTTCAATGCACTATCAGGGATGGGTGGTGGAGGCCAAGTTGACCACACTGCCTCCAACAACTCCCTCACGGCGCTCTACACAGCCTTTGCCGTCTTCGGCGTCCTCGGCGGTGGCATCTACAACATCCTTGGACCTCACCTTACGCTCTTCGCAGGTTGTTCCACCTATGTTGTTTACGCGGGTTCGTTCCTCTACTATAACCATCACAAGCACCAAGCGTTTGCGGTTGTTGCTGGTGCACTCCTTGGTGTTGGTGCTGGTCTTCTTTGGGCTGCACAAG GTGCTATAATGACATCTTACCCTCCATCAAACAGAAAAGGGACTTACATATCAATTTTCTGGAGCATATTCAACATGGGGGGTGTAATTGGTGGCTTGATTCCTTTTATATTGAACTACCATCGCAGTGAAGCTGCTTCTGTCAATGATGGAACCTACATAGCCTTCATGTGCTTCATGTCATTGGGGACACTCTTGTCTTTGGCTATTTTGCCTGCAAGTAAG GTTGTGCGCGACGATGGGACAAAGTGTAGCAGCATCATGTACTCAAATGTGTCCACCGAATGCTTTGAGATTCTCAAGTTGTTCCTCAATTGGAAGATGCTTCTAATTGTTCCTGCTGCATGGTCAAGCAATTTCTTCTACACCTACCAGTTCAACAATGTCAATGGGGCATTGTTCAATTTGAGGACTAGGGGTTTGAACAATGTGTTCTATTGGGGTGCACAAATGTTGGGGTCAGTTGGGATTGGACACATAATGGATTTCAGCTTCAAGAGCAGAAGGAAGAGGGGTATTGTGGGAATTTCATTGGTTGCTCTTCTTGGGTCTGCTATTTGGATTGGTGGACTCATCAATCAGATCAAGTACTCTTCAAATAATAATGGTTTGACCGAAAAGTTGGATTTTAAGGACTCAGGGTCAAGATTTGCTGGTCCTTTTGTATTGtatttttgttttggtttgcttgaTGCCATCTTCCAAAGTATGGTTTATTGGGTCATTGGAGCGCTTGCTGATGATTCTGAGATTCTTAGCAG ATACACAGGGTTCTACAAAGGAATACAAAGTGCAGGAGCTGCAGTTGCTTGGCAAGTTGACACACACAAGGTGTCTCCAATGTCTCAATTGATTGTGAACTGGGTTCTCACTACAGTAAGCTATCCATTACTTCTAACTGTAGTCATCTTAGCTGTGAAAGATGACAATAAGGATGAAAATAACAATGCTCAAAAAACATAA